The stretch of DNA CGCCGCAGTAGGAGGCTGGTGAGAAATGCAGGCTAAGCCCGCCGTCCTCGTGACCCGCAAGCTGCCGGACGCCGTCGAGGCCCGGCTCTTGCGGGATTACGACGCCCGGCTGAACCCGGGCGACGTCCTCTATACCGCCGACGGGATCGTCGAGCGGGCTCGCGACGTCGACGCCATCCTCCCCTGCCACACGGAGCGGTTCGACGCCGCCCTGATCGCGCGGCTCCCGGCTCGCGTCCGGATCATCGCCAATTTCTCCGTCGGCTACGAC from Thermodesulfobacteriota bacterium encodes:
- a CDS encoding D-glycerate dehydrogenase — protein: MQAKPAVLVTRKLPDAVEARLLRDYDARLNPGDVLYTADGIVERARDVDAILPCHTERFDAALIARLPARVRIIANFSVGYDHVDVAEAKARGIVVTNTPDVLSDATAELTMMLMLGAARRASEGERLVRSGEWKDWSPAFMV